TCTCGGAAGTCGATGCACGCGGCCGCATCACCACCGAGCGGGCGGGCGAAAGCACGGTGGTGGTGCGCTATCTGAATCAGCAGCGGGCGGTGCGCCTGGCGTTCGTGCCCCGCCGGCCGGGGTTCGTCTGGGCCGATCCCCCGGCGAGCAATGACATCGACAAGGCGGTCTTCGCGAAACTCAAGACGCTGCGGATGGATCCGTCGGCCTTGTGCGACGACGCGACGTTCGTCCGGCGGGCGTACCTGGACATCCTCGGCCTGCCCCCCACTGCCGACGAAGCCCGCCGTTTCGTCGCCGACACCGCGGCGGACAAACGGGCGCGGGTGATCGACGCCCTGCTCAATCGCCCCGAATTCGCGGATTTCTGGGCGCTCAAGTGGTCGGACCTTCTGCGCAATGAGGAGAAGGTGCTCGACAAGACGGGCGTGAGCAAGTTTCACGACTGGGTGCGGCAGGCGATCGACGAAGGCATGCCGCTGGATGTCTTCGCGCGGCAGATTCTTTCGACCGTCGGCAGCAGCTACAAAAATCCGCCCGCCAATTTCTATCGCGCCCTGCGCCATCCGACGAACCGCAGCGAAACCATCGCGCAGATCTTCCTCGGCACGCGGCTCCAGTGCGCCCAGTGCCACAATCATCCGTATGAACCGCTGACCCAGTCCACGTATTACAGCTTCGCTGCGGCGTTCGACGGGATCGGCTACGACATCGTCGAAAACAAGCGCACCGACAAGAACGACAAGAACCAGTTCATCGGCGAACAGATCGTTCAGCTCGACGGGAAGCGGGAAGTGGTGGACCCGCGCACGAAGGCGAACCCGGAGCCGACGATGCTGGACGGGACGACGAAGCTGGTGTTCGCGGATGAGTCGAACCGCCTCGAACCCGCGGCCCGGTGGATCACCGATCCGTCGACGGCCGGCGGGCAGCGCTTCGCCGAAGTGCAGGCCAATCGCATCTGGTACCACATGATGGGTCGCGGCGTGGTGGAGCCGGTCGATGATTTCCGCATCACCAACCCGCCGGTGAATCCCGCGCTGCTCGATGTGCTGAGGCGCCGATTCGTCGCCAGCGGGTACGACCTGCGGGACATGATCCGTTTCATCGCCAATTCGCGCGTGTACCAGCTTTCGTCGGAGCCCAACGAGACGAACGCGGGCGACGATCGCAACTTCGCCAGCGCGATCGTTCGTCGCCTGCCGGCGGAGGTGATCGCCGACGCGGTGAGCCGGACGCTGGACGTGCCCGTGGCGTACAGCGAGGACGAGAGCGACCTACGCGCGGTGCAGTTGCCGGGCGTCGCTGCGGTTTTCGGGCGGCATGAACTGACGAACGGCGCCCGGTTTCTGCGGCTATTCGGGAAGCCGCCGCGACTTTTATCGAGCGAATGCGAGCGATCGGACGAGACGGCGTTGGGTCAGGTGCTGGAGCTGACCAGCGGGCCGATGATTCATGAAGCACTGACGCGGACGGACAACGTGTTGGGCCGGTGGGTCGATTCGAAGTTGTCGGACGGCGAGATTGTGGATGAGCTATTGTGGCGGGCGCTGAACCGGGGGCCGAGCGAGCGCGAGCTGGTGGCGATGGTCAAGTATCTGCACGATTCGCCGGACCGGCGGGCGGCTTTGGAGGACATGGCCTGGGGCGTGCTCAACGCCAAGACGTTCCTGCTGCGACATTGATTTGAGACGATCATGAAACGACGCACGCATTCGACGGCCTGCTGCAATTTCCGCCAGACGACGATGCTCTCGCGGCGGCAGTTGCTCAAGGCGGGGGGCATGGCGGCGATGGGATTGACCACGCCGAACCTGCTTCGCGCCGCGGCGGTTCAGCCGGCGGGGAGCGCGCCGCCGGTGCGGGCGCGGTCGGTGATCTTCCTGTTCCAGTGGGGCGGACCCAGTCATGTCGACATGTTCGACATGAAGCCCGGCGCGCCGGACAAGTACCGCAGCCCGCATCAACAGATTCGCACCTCCTGCGACGACCTGGAGATCAACGAACATCTGCCGCGCCTTGCCAGGGTGATGGACAAGATAACGGTCATCCGCAGCGTGCATCACGACATGAAGAACCACAACTCGGCGGGATACTACGCGCTGACGGGCGCCGCCCCGCCGACGGACGATCAGCGACTGCGCGATTCGCTGGACCTTTACCCGGCGTACGGGTCGGTCGTCGATCAGCTCGCCCCGGTGCACGGCACGATGCCGACCTTCGTCAGCTACCCGCACGTCATCTCCGATGGGTCCATCACACCCGGTCAGCACGCCAGTTTCCTGGGCAAGAAGCACGATCCGCTCTTCGTGCCGCGCGACCCCAATGACCCGGACTTTTCGCTGCCGGAGTTGAGTCTGCCCGATCGCGTCACGCTCGATCGGCTCCACGCCCGCCGCGGGCTCCAACAGCTCATTGACGAGCAGAGCCGCCTGATGAGCTACAGCGCCGAAGCGCGCGGCATCGATGCGTATTACCAGCGCGCGATGGCGATGCTTCAATCCGATCATGTGCGCAACGCTTTCGACTTGTCGCAGGAACCCAAGTGGATCCGCGACCGGTACGGGCGGACGGAATACGGGCAGGCCTGCCTGCTGGCCCGCCGGCTCGCCGAGTCGGGCGTCAAGTTCACGACCGTGTACTTCTCCCGCTCGATCGGCGGGCGGAGCAAGACCGAAGGCGGATGGGACACGCACGGGTTCGACAACACGCGCATGTTCCCGATCATCGAAGCGTTCCACCTGCCGATGACCGATGCGACGCTGCCGGTGCTGCTGGAGGATCTGGAGCAGCGGGGGATGCTCGATGAGACGCTGGTCGTCTGGATGGGCGAGTTCGGACGAACGCCCAAGATCAACGCCAACGCCAGCCGGGACCACTGGCCCCAGTGCTACAGCGTGCTGATGGCCGGGGGCGGCGTAAAGCGCGGGTTCGTCTATGGCAAGAGCGACGAGCGCGGCGAGAAGCCCGTCGAAAACCCCGTCCGCCCCGATGATATCGCCGCCACGATCTATTACCTGCTGGGCATCGACCCCAACACCTACATCAACGACGCCCTGAACCGCCCCCGCCGCATCGCCAACGGCGAGCCGATCCTGGACATCATCGCGTAAACGGGGGGACTCAAGTCCCCCCGCCTCCCGCACATAAAAAACGACCCGCCTTTCGGCGGGTCGCTTTCGGTTCAGGTCCGTTGTCCGCTGGGCCGTATCGAAGGATTTGCTCGAACCCCAAGTTCAGGTGGGAACGCCTCGGATGATCCTGATCTTCCACTCGTTGATGGCTTGATCGTCGCCACCCATATGTGCGATCCCTTGGGGTTCTTAGGTTCGAGCAAATAACGCATCGCGTCTCGAACCCCGCCGGCAACGGTCCGATTTCAAAGAACCTGCCTCCATTATAACACACGCTTTTTGAGGCGGGGGTAAATTCCCTGCCGCACGATCACAAACGCGGACCGCGCGGCAGGTTAACGCTTGACAGTCTCCGGGACCCGTGTTACAAGTAGGGGTCGAGCCAAATTCTTCGAAAGGTTCATTCATGACGAAGCAACTGTACGTCGCGGCGATGGTCGGGTGCCTGGCCATGCTCAGCGTCGGCTGTCAGGAAGAGAAGACCTCCAGTCTCGACAACAGCATCGGGATGCCCGATGCGCAGCCCAAGAAGAAGGGCGTGCTCGAATCGCTGGCGTTCTGGGACAATGACGACAAGCCCCAGCCGCAGACCGTCGCCTACGAGGACGACAACAAGGAAGGGCTGGGCGACGCCCTCTGGCCCGGCAACTGGTTCAAGTCCAGCGGGCCCAAGAAGATCACCGCCAACGATGTGTGGTGGGACATGAGCCCCGAGCTCGAGTCCGTCGCCGAGACGCACGCCGAGCGCACCACCCGTCACGCCCGCATGCTCGACACCAACGGCCGGCAGGTCTGGGATGATCTGGACCGCATCCTGCTTCTGGACCGCCCGACGCACCTGTCGCTCTACTCGGTCCCCTGAGCGAATCGCTCCAATGCAGCACTTTGATCAATCCCCCGTGCAAACGGGGGATTTTTTTGCGCTCATGTCACTTTCATTCGATAGCCGGGCCGCTACGCGGCCCCGGTCCCCCGCCGACATGGTCACGCACCGCTCCCTGCGTTAAACTTCGTTCATGCCGACTTTCCCCAAGCCGCTGCGCCTCGTGTCGTACAACATCCTCAACGGCGGGCTGGGTCGGCTCGATCCGATCTACGAAACGCTCGCGTACCTCGACGCCGACGTGATCGGCCTCTGCGAAGCCGACGACCCGGCGGGGGCGCAGTACCTGGCGGACAAACTCGGCATGCAATGTCTCATCGCCGAGTCGCCCAATGGGCCGCATCATGTGGCCATGCTCACCCGCCTGCCGGTGGTCCAGATGATCAACCTCGGCGTCGGGGCCCCGCAACTGAATCGCGCGGCGATGGAGAGCGTCCTCGACGTCGACGGCGAAGCGCTGCGCGTGGTGCTCATGCACCTGGCCCCGCATTTCGATCACGAAGCGGACCGGCTCGCGGAGCTGGAGGCGATCTTCCGCGCCATGACGCCCGGAAATAGGCCGACGATGCTCATGGGCGATTTGAACGCCGTGGCGCCGGCGGCGGACGTCGATTCGGCCGCGCTGGCCCCGCATCGGCGTCAGCGGCTCGCCGAGCGCGGTGGCAAAATCGACCGCGATGTGATCGCACGCATCGAAAAGGCGGGGTATGCCGACGCCTATGACCTTTGTCATCCCGATGCCCCGGCCGTGACCTTTACAACCGGCTTCCCGGCGCTACGATTAGACTACATCTTCCTCAGCAGCGACCTTGTCGAACGCGTGGTGGGCGCGGACGTGGAGCGCGGCGGATTCGCGCCCTATTGCTCCGATCATTTCCCGCTCTGGGCTGACCTCGCCCGACCCGGTCCAACATCAGAGAGAGCCACATGACGATGCACCGCCTGGCCGTCTGGATCGTGTTGACTTGCGGATGTCTTTTGCCCGGGCGTCTGATCGCCCAGACTCCCGGCACGCCGCCGCTCAGCGAAGAGCAGCAGCGGCAGGAGATGATCCGCAAAGCCCAGGAAGCGCTGCAGAAAGCCAAGATGGAGCGCGAGCAGAAGGAGGCGGCGACGGAGGCGAAGGAAACCGCCGCGGCCGCCGCCGGTCCCGCGCCCGTCGAGCTGGACCTGCAGACGCTCATGACCGATCCGAACGTGCTCAATCCCTCGATCGCCGACGCGGTCTGGAAGTTCACCGCGCCGACCGGGCGACGCATCCTCATGATCCCCTTCAACGTCAAGCCCGTCACCAGCCCGACGCCCATCGACATACAGAGCATCAAGATCACCCGCGGGCGCATGCTCGCATGGGATTTGCCCGACGAGGTCAACCACGCGCTGGCGACCGGCTCCAGTAACGATCTGCAGATGATCCCGCCCAATGTCACGACCAGCGCCACCGTGCATCCGCAGAAGATGATCGCGTGGGAGTTGGCGCGGCGGGTGACGTTCGGCGAAGCGACCGACGCCAATCAGGCCTACGTCATCGTCGTCAACCGGGCCGCCCTGCCCCGCCCCGAGCCCCCGCAGGTCGAACGCCTCGGCTCCAAGGAACGCGCCGCGGCGATGGTCACCTATCGCGAGCAACTTGACGCCTACAACCGCAAAATCCGTCTCGCCACCCAGCTTCCCACCGAATTCTCCAAGCCCACGCCGCCCGTCATCTGGGCCATCTTCGATCTGCCCTCCACCGAGCATGACATCGAGCTGACCGGCCCCGAGCCCCTGCCCTGGCGCATCAGCATCGACCTGCTCGAACGCATCAAGCGCGCGACCAACAACGCCAATCCCCTCGAACTCGGCGTCGTCATCAACGATCTGCTCTCAAACGACCATCCTTACAATCAGCGGATGGCCGCGATGCTTCTGGCCTCCAGCACCAACCTCCGCAACATCACCGCCGACAGCCCGCTCGTGCCTACCGTCGAGAAGCTCGTCACCAAGGGCGACGCCCTGACCCGCACCACGCTCATCAAAGCTCTCGCCGCCGACATCACCGGCATCCCGATCGCCTCCGCCATGCTCACGCGCGCCATGGCCGACGCCGATCCGCAGATCGGCCTCATCGCCATGCAGGCCCAGTCCACCGCCGCCACCGAGACGACCAGGTACACGCCCGATCAGATTCACGCCATGGCCGAGAACACCACGCGCCTGCTCGCCGACGCCGCCGATCAGCCGCCGGCGAATATTCTCGCCGTCCCGCTGAGCGTCGCCGCCAAGCAGTACCCGACCGTCGCGCCCTTCGCCGAGCAGGTCAAGCTCGCCGCGACCCCCGCCGCCCGGCGCGACGAGGTGGTCAAGACCATCGTCGATCGCGCCGCCAAGTTCGAGCCGCTCGCCGAGGCCTGGCTCTCCGATCAACTGCTCGGCGGGACGGACATGGACTATCAGCTCCGCACGCTCAAGTACATCACCACTCCCGAAGTCCCCGGCACCCGCCTGTCGATCTACAAGCCGGACCACGGGCTGATCAAGCTGCTGACCGCGCCCGCCGGGCCGCTGCGCGATCTGGCGTGGAAAGCCCTGCCCTACTTCGCCCTCGGCGCCGCGACCAATCGCACTTCCGCCGCGCCGACCGAAGTCGTCGCCAATGACAAGATCTACGCCGGTTTCATCAACGCCGTCCTGACCGTCAAACCCACGCCGCGCCAGCTTGTCGAATTCATCGATGCGCAGTCCGCGCAGGACCTGCGCACGGCGGCGATGCAGCGCATCGCCCTCGAATCGACCGGGCCGTCCGCCATGGCGGCGATGCAGACGTTCATCACCGGCGGCTTCCCCACCTGGCTCACCAAGCTCACGCCCGATCAGCGCCAGCAGGCGGCGCGCGTCTGGTACGAACGTTACCCCGAGCCCTCGGCCGCGACGCCCCCGCCCGGCGGCGACGCGCCGAAGATCGAGCCGGACATGACCGCCCCGCTCGCCGCCGGACTCATTCGCCCCGATCCCCAGACCGCCGGCAACCCCACGCCGATGATCACCTGGTTCAGCGAGCAGGTCAGCAAGCGCCTCCGCCCGACCGCGCGCGACTGGGCCGCCGCACTCGGCGATCAGGATGTGATGATCATGGGCATCGTCAACGCCGACAAGGACTACGGCCTCGCCTGCGCCGACGCCATGCTCGCCACCGTCACCTACCCGACGCCCGATCAGTCCCGCAGCTTTCAGACGCAGGCCCTCGCCGCCGCCGGCAACATCGCCGACCCCATCGAGCAGAAACAGACGCTGCTGAAGGTCTGGAAGGATGTGCGCGAGAAGATTGTCGCCGACCAGCTCGCCAAAGCGCCGGGCGCGTATCGCATCGCCCTGCGGCTCGACGGGGGCGCGGTCACCCAACTCGGCGCCACCAACCTCGCCGTCAATGGCGAGAACATCCTCATCGGCCCGCCCGAACTGTCCGCCCAGCTTGTCAGCGTCCCCATCGCCATCCGCCTCAACAACCTCGCCCAGATCAACGCGCTCACCAAGGCCGCGGGCATCGAAGGCGAATTCACCTTCGCCGACAACGCCGTCCTCGACCTCGAACCCGACGGCAAAGGCGGCTGGGCCGGCCGCATCATGACCACCGCCGGCAAGGTGCTCGAACTGACGCTCACCAAGCAGTGATCTGGTGATCTGGTGATGTAAAGACACCGCCAAGCCGCGGGCTGAGCGAAGCGAAGCCCCGGATCTCGCGCACCAGGACAATCCGGGGATTCGCTGCGCTCATCCCTCGGCTTAGTAGAATTTTCACATCACCACATCACCACATCCCTCCCCTTTCCCCCCTCCCCCCTCGCCCCATTCGTTATAATCGCCCCTCATGAAGCGACCGCGCATCAAACGCCGGTACGCCCTGCGGCTCGGGGGATGGGTGTACTTGTTGATGGCGATGTTCATCGGCCTGGGCGCGATCAGTTCGCAGACCAATCTGCTGTTCTGGACGTTCGGTCTGATGGTCGGCGGGCTGATCGTCTCCGCGGTCTTCAGCGGGTTGATGATGATCGGTCTGTCCATCAAACGACTTCTTCCCGATCACGGCACGGTCGACGAACCGTTGCTCGTGCGCTACGAACTGCACAACCGTAAATGGATGATCCCCGCGTTCGGGCTCATCATCGCCGAACTCGACGCCGACGCCGACGGCGCCATGCGCGGCAAGCCCCACGGTTGGGTCCTGCACTGCGGCCCGCGCGCGACGCTGCAAGCCCAAACCGTCGGCTGGCCCACCCGACGCGGCGCCATCCACTTCGACCGCATCCGCATCGCCACGACTTTCCCCTTCGGCATCCTCCGAAAAAGCATCACGCTTTCGCAGCCCGGACGCGTGCTCGTGTTCCCCAAGCTCTATCGCCTCCGCCGGCGAAGTCTGTGGGACATCCACGCGCGCGATCTGGCCGGCTCGCGCAACGCCGCGGAGGGCGGCGGCACCGAGGAGTTCTTCGGCCTGCGCGAGTATCGGCACGGCGATTCGATGAAGCTCATCGATTGGAAGCACACGGCCCGGACGTCGCGCGTGGTGTGTCGGGACATGACGCGGTTGACGCCGCCGAAGTTGATGGTGCTGCTGGACGTTCGCAATCGCGGGCCCTGGCCGCACGCTCGGGCCGAGCGCGCCATCTCGTTCGCCGCCTCGATCATCGTGCAGGCGTATCTGGACGGGTTCGACGTCGGGCTCACCGTCGCGGGCGCGCAATGTCATACCTTCGCCCCGCATCACGGCCGCATCCACCGCACGCGGATGCTCCATGCGCTGGGCGAACTGGACTTAAGCTGCGGGCAGATCAGCCCGTGGTCCATTCCCCGGGCGCACGAGGTCAACTGGCTGGTCATTCACGCCGGGCCGATCGATGAGAGCTACGGCCCGCCGGGCGTGCAGCACTTGAGCGATGCGGACCTGGACAGTTGGCTCGCCCAGCCGGAGGGCAAGGATCGGCCGGTCCATCTGGCGGCGCGCGTCCGGCGCGGCGGCGGGCGCGGGAGGGACAGCGCATGAGCATGATCCTCTCGTTTCGCCGGCTCATGTACGCGCAGGTGATCCTCGGCGTCATCGCCTACGCCGTCGCCGAGCAGAGCGCCGTCATGGTCCTCGTCGCCGGCACCCTCGGCACGCTCAGTTGGTACGTCGTCGAAGGACCGCGCGGCAAACCGCTGCCCCGATGGCTCATCAATCTCGGCGTCCTGTGCGTCACCGCATGGCTCTTCTACTCGCAGGTCACGCGGCAGCAGGAACTGATCCTCGGCCTGGGTGAATTCATCCTCTTCATCCAGATCTTCAAACTCTACGAACGCAAATCCAATCGCGATTACGCCCAGCTCATTGTCCTGCGTCGGATGCAGATGATCTGCGCCGCGATCATCAGCGCCGAAATCGTCTTCGGCATCCTGCTGATCATCTACCTGGTGCTGACGCTTTTCACATTGCTCCAGTTTCAGCTCAAGATGGGCTACGACGAAGTGAGCGAGGCGGGAATAAAACAGGCCCCGCCCGGCCAGCGCTCGACCCGCCCCAAGCCCGTCGTCTCCCGCGGGCATCGACGCCACTTCAATCTCGTCGCCGCCTGCTGCGGCATCGGCGCGATGGCGCTGTCGGCGGTCGTGTTCGTCGCCATGCCGCGCGGCGAAGGCAAGGGGCTGCTCGGCGACTGGTCCCCGCCGACGCGCCGCAACGTCAGCGGGTTCGACGACACCATCGAACTGACCAGCGGCACCCACATCGCCACCAGCCGCGTCCCCGTCATGAACATCACGCTCACGCGCGACGGACAACCCTACGGGTCCGACGACTTTTCATTCCTGGTGCGCGGCACGTCGCTGGACCGTTACGACCGGGCGAGCCATCGCTGGACGCGCAGCACGCGCGGCGATCATGCGCTGGACATGGACGCACAGGGCGCCGCCGTCCTCGCACAAGTCCCCGACCGCACGCCGATCCTCTCGCAGCAGATCACGCTGCGGGCGCAGACGCACGGCGTCTTGTTCTCCGCTTATCCGCCGGTGCGCATCGTCTGCCCGCAGGTGCGATCGATGCTCTTTAACGTGCATGATCAGGTGCTCAGCGCCCGCCAGCCCGCCCCGCCGAGCATTCAGTACACCGTCGACGCCCTGGCCGAGCCGACGCTGGACATGACGCCGATGTACGCCCAGCTCGAAGAGCGCGGCGGAGCGGCGCCGCTCGACACCGACCGCGAGCGCGTGCTCGATTCGCCGCGCCTTCGGGCCGAGGCGCTGCGGATTCTGCGCGTGGCGAATCTGAGCCGCGATCCCAAGCTTGTCTCCACCCCGCAGGACATGCGGATCGCCGCGGCGATCGAGCAGTATCTGCAAACGCACATGGCCTACACGCTCGACCTCCCCGCCGTGCCCGACGGCACCGACCCGATCATGGCGTTCCTCTTCGAGCATCAGCGCGGGCATTGCGAGTATTTCGCCTCGGCGATGACCGCTTTGCTCCGATCGATCGGCGTGACCAGCCGGGTCGTCACCGGCTTCCGCGCCACCGAGTTCAACAGCGTCGGCGGGTACTACGTCGTGCGCGAAAAGAACGCCCATGCCTGGGTCGAAGCGTATCAACCGGGCGTCGGATGGCGCGCGTTCGATCCCTCGCCGCCGCTGGCCATCGAGCGGCTCCACGCCCCCGGCTCCGGCTTGCTCGCGCTCGTCCGCGACCTCTACGAGTACATGGAGTTCCACTGGATCAACGGCGTCATCACCTACGATGCCAACCAGCGGCGCAGCGTCATGGTCAACATCGACTCGAACCTCAACTCCGTCACGCGCGCGGGGCAATCGTTGTGGGAGTCGATCGTGGCGTGGATCAAGGATTTCCGCGAGCGGTGGACGTTCGGATTCTGGGGCTATGTGCTGATCGTCATCGTGCTCGGATCGATCCTCTCGGGCATCGTTCTTTTGGTTCACACCATCCTCCGCCGCCGGCGCTACATTCGTCAGCTTCAGCTTGAGATCGCGCCGCGCAAGCTCCAGCGGCGGCTCGCCCAGCATCTTGAGTTCTACGTGCAGATGCTCAAGGTGCTCGAGAAGGCGGGATTTTCCAAGCCGCTCTGGCAGACGCCGGCGAGCTTCGCGGAGCATCTGACGCATCGCGACCCGGATCGCTTCGAGACGGTCGTGCCGCTGACCGATCTGTTTTACGAGATCCGCTTCGGGGGCCGCCCGCTTGATGCGGACCGGGCGCGGCGGATCGGGCGTCATCTGGAGCGGTTGCGGCGGACGATGCGCGTGATGACGTCCGGATAATCCCCCGCCGGTCAAGTCCGCCGGCGATCCCGCCGATGGTCAGAATGTCCCTAAAAAAGCGGATATTCCGCACAGCTCCGGACCTCGGACCATGCCGCATTTCACCACCGCCATTCCCGAATGGGAGCAGGTCTTCCGACGCATCGCCGCACGATCCGGCGTGATCGAGCTGTCGCGCCGCAAGACGCCCGACGCCTGCGAGCAGATGACGATCCATCACGAAGCCGACGGGTCGCACCAGGTGGCGAACATCAATACCTGGCGCGTCCGGGCCTTCGACATGGACCGCGCGGCGATCATCGTCGAGCGCCCCTGGTCCGCCAAGAAGTCGATCACGATCGAGAGTGACGAGCTGCTGGACGTTTTGATGGTCGAAGGCCAGCGACGATGGACCTTCCAGTGCGTCGTGCTCGGTCAGTCGATGTTCGCGCTCAACGCATCCAAGAAGGTGATCGCGCTGCGACTGAGCCGCCCGCTGAAGGTGCATGACGGTCAGCGGCGCGATTTTTTCCGCGTCGACACGGCCGGTTCGCCCTTTCCGTCGGTGCACCTGTGGCATCTGATGGACATCGAATCCTGCGCCGAGTACCAGCAGTACACCATGCTCCGTCACCGCACGCCCGAGTCGCAGCGGCAGGAACTCAAAGCCCCGACCGAACCGCCGATCGGCGAGGATTTCGCCGCGATGGTCATGGATGTGAGCGGCGGCGGGCTGGGCATGCTTCTGCCGCGCACCATTGAATGGCTCCTGCCGACCGCCCCGCTGCTGTGGACCAAGATCACGCTCCCCGACATCGAAGAACCCCTCTTCGCCGTCAGCCGCGTCGCGCACTGGCGCGATGAAAACGCCAAGCTCATCCGCGTCGGCGTCTGCTTCCACTTCGACCACTTCCCCGAATACAAACCCTTCCTCACCGACCTGCTCAGCCACTTCACCGCCAATCACCAGCGCCTGCAGCTACAACGTACGCGGTGAACAAATGGTGATGTGGTGATGTGGTGATGTGGTGATGTGGTGATGTGGTGATGTGGTGATGTGGTGATATGCAAAATCCATAAAGCCGCGGGTTGAACGCGGCTTGGGGGATCGGGACTTCACCACTTCACTACTTCGCCACATCGCCACTTACTTCCCCCCTCCCCCACTTCAACATACACTCTTGCCATGTCCTGGACGCTGACATTCCTCGGAACCGGCACCAGCGCCGGCGTGCCGCTGATCGGCTGTGACTGCGCCGTGTGTCATTCGAGCGATCCGCGCGATCGCCGCGACCGCCCCAGCGTCCTCGTCAAGCGCGACAACAAGCTCATCCTCATCGACACCACGCCCGACCTGCGTCATCAGATGCTCCGCCACAAGGTCCATCGCCTCGACGCCGTGCTCTACACGCACAACCACGCCGACCATGTCTTCGGCATCGACGACCTGCGCCGGTTCAACGCCGTGATGGACGCCCCGCTGGACATCTTCGCCGAGCAGTACGTCATCGACTGGCTCCGCGAAACCTTCCGCTACATGTTCGACCCCAAGCACAATCCCAACCGCTCCTTCGTCCCGCAGCTCATTCTGCATCCGGTGATCCCCGGCGAGGCGGTCTCGATCGCACACGAGAACATCACGCCCCTGCGCATCCTGCACGGCCGACTGCCCATCCTCGGCTACCGCCTCGGCGCGATGGCCTACTGCACCGACTGCTCGGCGATCGCGCCGGAAACCTGGCGGCACCTTGACGATCTGGACGTGCTGGTCATCGACGGCCTGCGCTACACGCATCACCCGACGCACATGACCGTCGATCAGGCACTGGCGGTCATCGAACAGGTCAAACCCAAGCGGGCCTACCTCACGCATATCGCCCACGAAATCTCCCACGCCGACCTCGAACCCCGCCTCCCCGAACACGTCCGGCTCGCGTACGACGATCTGAAAGTCGAGCTGGACGATTAGAGCGGTTTCACAAATCAAATCGCGTTCCCCACGAGCCGCGACCGTGAGGGAGCGGTCAAGGAATGTGATTGGATGCGGGCTCGACCGCTTGCTGACGCGCGCGGCTCGTTAGGATGCGCGGCTACACATTTACTGAAACCGCTCTAAGAGCTGTCAGGCATCAGCCCTCAGCAATCAGCTCAAGGCGATGGCGCTCCCGGCTGACCGCGGACACCTGAACGCTGACCGCTTTTTCACAGCTTCATCGTTTCAAGCCACGTCGCGGCGAAGAGTGCGTGACCGGCGGTAGTCGGGTGCACGCCGTCGCCGAGCCAGTGGTTCATCGGGGCGTGTTTGGCCGCCTCGTCGAACATGGCCTGACACGCCATCCATGTCGCCCCCGCGGCGTCGGCGACTTTCTTGGCGACCGCGCGGCGTTCGTCGAACTCGGGGAACCACTTGTCATTGACCGCGCCGGTCTTGAGGA
The nucleotide sequence above comes from Planctomycetota bacterium. Encoded proteins:
- a CDS encoding DUF1549 domain-containing protein, whose translation is MRTRRELARWAAVGVVMALAAGAWAGEPVSFQRDVMAVLSKAGCNMGACHGGKEGKGGFQLSLRGQDPGLDFVALTKSTKRVVPADPDASLILRKPTLKVTHEGGKRFDADSMAFRILRAWIADGAHDDAAGLAKLTDLKVTPAESVLAEPNWSVEVKAIAVFSDGSTRDVSDLAVYEPADLLSEVDARGRITTERAGESTVVVRYLNQQRAVRLAFVPRRPGFVWADPPASNDIDKAVFAKLKTLRMDPSALCDDATFVRRAYLDILGLPPTADEARRFVADTAADKRARVIDALLNRPEFADFWALKWSDLLRNEEKVLDKTGVSKFHDWVRQAIDEGMPLDVFARQILSTVGSSYKNPPANFYRALRHPTNRSETIAQIFLGTRLQCAQCHNHPYEPLTQSTYYSFAAAFDGIGYDIVENKRTDKNDKNQFIGEQIVQLDGKREVVDPRTKANPEPTMLDGTTKLVFADESNRLEPAARWITDPSTAGGQRFAEVQANRIWYHMMGRGVVEPVDDFRITNPPVNPALLDVLRRRFVASGYDLRDMIRFIANSRVYQLSSEPNETNAGDDRNFASAIVRRLPAEVIADAVSRTLDVPVAYSEDESDLRAVQLPGVAAVFGRHELTNGARFLRLFGKPPRLLSSECERSDETALGQVLELTSGPMIHEALTRTDNVLGRWVDSKLSDGEIVDELLWRALNRGPSERELVAMVKYLHDSPDRRAALEDMAWGVLNAKTFLLRH
- a CDS encoding DUF1501 domain-containing protein, translating into MKRRTHSTACCNFRQTTMLSRRQLLKAGGMAAMGLTTPNLLRAAAVQPAGSAPPVRARSVIFLFQWGGPSHVDMFDMKPGAPDKYRSPHQQIRTSCDDLEINEHLPRLARVMDKITVIRSVHHDMKNHNSAGYYALTGAAPPTDDQRLRDSLDLYPAYGSVVDQLAPVHGTMPTFVSYPHVISDGSITPGQHASFLGKKHDPLFVPRDPNDPDFSLPELSLPDRVTLDRLHARRGLQQLIDEQSRLMSYSAEARGIDAYYQRAMAMLQSDHVRNAFDLSQEPKWIRDRYGRTEYGQACLLARRLAESGVKFTTVYFSRSIGGRSKTEGGWDTHGFDNTRMFPIIEAFHLPMTDATLPVLLEDLEQRGMLDETLVVWMGEFGRTPKINANASRDHWPQCYSVLMAGGGVKRGFVYGKSDERGEKPVENPVRPDDIAATIYYLLGIDPNTYINDALNRPRRIANGEPILDIIA
- a CDS encoding DUF58 domain-containing protein, with protein sequence MKRPRIKRRYALRLGGWVYLLMAMFIGLGAISSQTNLLFWTFGLMVGGLIVSAVFSGLMMIGLSIKRLLPDHGTVDEPLLVRYELHNRKWMIPAFGLIIAELDADADGAMRGKPHGWVLHCGPRATLQAQTVGWPTRRGAIHFDRIRIATTFPFGILRKSITLSQPGRVLVFPKLYRLRRRSLWDIHARDLAGSRNAAEGGGTEEFFGLREYRHGDSMKLIDWKHTARTSRVVCRDMTRLTPPKLMVLLDVRNRGPWPHARAERAISFAASIIVQAYLDGFDVGLTVAGAQCHTFAPHHGRIHRTRMLHALGELDLSCGQISPWSIPRAHEVNWLVIHAGPIDESYGPPGVQHLSDADLDSWLAQPEGKDRPVHLAARVRRGGGRGRDSA